From Natator depressus isolate rNatDep1 chromosome 7, rNatDep2.hap1, whole genome shotgun sequence, the proteins below share one genomic window:
- the LOC141991327 gene encoding maestro heat-like repeat-containing protein family member 7, translated as MTPALEPELQTHLLQAALHAVFTLGTEKDTTQVQDLHRVLPDLLDSMLGNLLAESPDTDSLNYILEHINYWIVSRVSQERARAIRSSTALLRFTITLPEFDNSAEFPRMGHHVAQLALFISDPDKDISQQAREGVYRLYQLLLPQRGLTIHEAEDLWCWDWHQDNRLLGYRNTARQEDISAKVMSQLHIIRHLRQVPEGLQGLCL; from the exons atgacacctgccctggagccagagctgcagaCCCACCTCCTTCAAGCTGCCCTGCATGCCGTCTTCACCCTGGGAACAGAGAAGGACACCACCCAAGTCCAG gatctgcatagggtcttgccagacctcctggattccatgctggggaacctgctggcagagtccccagacaccgACAGTCTCaactacatcttggag cacattaactactggatcgtgtccagggtgtctcaggagagagccagggccattAGGAGCAGCACGGCCCTgctcagattcaccatcaccctccctgagtttgat aactcagcagaattccccaggatgggtcaccatgtggcacagctggctctgtTCATCAGTGacccagacaaggacatcagccagcaggccagggagggggtttaccggctctaccagctgctgctaccccagaggg GGCTGACCATCCATGAGGCGGAAGACCTGTGGTGTTGGGACTGGCACCAAGACAACAGGCTCCTGGGCTACAGGAACACAGCCAGG CAGGAGGACATCTCGGCCAAAGTGATGAGCCAGCTGCACATCATCCGGCACTTGCGCCAGGTGCCTGAGGGactgcaggggctgtgcctctga